GCTGACGCGGAAGTAGCATGTTCTGCAGCTGTGTTTACCTGCTTTCAGGAGATGTGACCCACGCACGCCGCCGACCTTGCCTCGCGTACGTACGTCTCCTTGGAAAGTCCATAATTGTATACCGCACTCAAAATTCAGAATTCGCAACAATTCGTGCCGAAGGCTGAGAAAAAGCAGCCCGCTTTATTCACAACTTTGTCACCCGGCTGTCAAGAAACGGCAGCCAAGCATAAATTATAATCAAAAGGGCTGTGATTCTTTAATTGGATttagtttcatttcactgtgtattaCAGACGTTCGAAGGCcgaacattttaataattttgcctGTTGGCATTTGACAGTAAAAGGCACAGAACAGTCTTATAGTGATTTTTAAGAAGTGAGTTAAACTGGGGGCTGCTCACCTATGAAAATGTATCCTGTAATTGGTTTTTATTACGTTCCTCCCAACATGCTCCATCCAGCAGGCTGTAATTACGACGAACAGTCTCGTGGGTGAACTGAGATATTAATCAAACTAAATTGTGTTTTTCGGAGTTCTGTTTGTGACACGCAGCGATGGGGGGTCCGTGCTGCTCTTGACTCTCCAAAGAATGATGACGCCCTTAAAGCTCGATCTGGCCACATTGTGAAATAACCACATTACTGACCATAAAGGtcttttgaaaaactgacaatgAAAGATGAATAGGTTTGGTACATAAGCTAGggacattttaaatgaaggcAACATAATATAATGTTTCaaatataagaatatatatatatatatatatacacacacacacacacacacacacacacacactatgtatAGTATCAAATCCTGGATTATCTCATCCtacaaaacatttccattattttactgACACATCACTGTGTTCCCTTttttaatgaagtaaaaaaataccaaacACTAATTTAGAATATTGAATATGTTAAAGTATAAAGTGTGCTGTATCTATCCTTCACCTCCATAAGGTCACTGAGATGCTCTGTGGTTCACAGGTGACTGACATGATGCTGCAAGATCAACATTACCCAGACTGGGGGAAGGCCgccagaagtttctggaagcaGGGAAACAACAGGATTGTCCTCTTCTGGTGCGGCATTTCGGTCTCTCAGTGTGCCTGTGTTTGGTGTGTTATGTGTGGACATGTTGCACGTTAGCTTGTGGGTCAGAGctagcaggcagatgtggagatGCGCGGTCACCGGTGTGTCAGATTGTGTGCCTGTATGCCAGACACTGTGTGTCCATGTGGGCTTCCACACATTTGTGGCATTTGTGGGTACGTGTGCGTTACTGCGTAAAGCAGGCAGGACGCTGCGAGGATGTGGCTGTGACACGGACGTGCCCCCCGATGTCCCCGATAACAGTGTTAGTCACCCTTTCCCTGGCGTTACTACCTTAATTACCCAAACAGGGAGAGAAATCAATCACTGCCACAAGGTCAATGCGTCGGTCACACGCAGCTCCTCGCACCCGGAGAGCTCCACGGCTCCGTCTCACGCCTGTGAAGTAAATGCCAAACAGCAGAGGCAGTAAATTTAAAGGACATGATCTCTGTAGTGAGTCAGTGCAGAGTAAAAGAGTACCGTGTATCGTACACTGTAGGCAGAGGCTATCAGTTCTCAGCAACGCAACTGCTGTTGTACATTTTCCAAAGGTAAAACACATGAATTGTTGCCAATTCTAAGGTTCATACAAATGTCACAAAAGCTGGTAATTTTGGATTAGGTGGCAGATGTACTGCACAGGTTTACTGTAATTGAGGTTCTTTTTAACATACATAAAGGAAGGTGCCAAGAACccctgaaaaaaatgacatttttagtcAAGGTGTTACAGCAACCAGTGtacgctggccaaaccctacaGCGAAATACTCTGGTCCAACATGATGCCTTTGCAGCTGTAAACGAGGGACgataggtggcgtagtggtttgagctgcgaCTTCTGGATTTAGAGACTGCAGGTGCAAATCCCATGTCCAGTTGTAGTACCGCTGAGAAAGGtgttgccctgaattgctccagttaaaattactcagctgtgtggttgcaggtaaatcattgcaagtagcttaacactaagttgctttggagaaaagcgtcagatagaAAGGTCAACCTTCCACGGGTCATTATTCGCGCCACTAAACTGCTCTTGCGCGTCCTCCTGGTTGAGGATGGAAGATGAAGGCAACACTCGTCGATTCAACTGCCCCCCATCCATCCACCAATCTTGCTGTCACGTTAAAATCACTTACCCACACtaagctaaataaaatatagatCTTACATAAACTTACTTTTGTCTGGACTGCAAACTGGGTTAGAACTTACAAGTGGGAAAGTAGGTCAGACTTATGACTGACCGAACCGTGCAGTTCAACAGTCTCCAAGTGTGCATTCATCTCACGGCATCCGACAACAAGGTAGGTTCCATGTGGAGAAAGTGGGACGCATTTATAGTTGCAGCACATGCAAATATAGATTCCTCTTCTTTACATGCACACCGCACCTTGACATTCACAAATTACTTGAGAGGCTCCTGTTGCATTTAGCTATTTTATGCATACTAAATCAAGCTTTGTCACTAAGAAATTTCATAGTTCATGCcgtttaaaattaattttccatccCTAATCTATGATTTAAAACCAGTTCTTAATCCTAAAAATTAGACTATAAAATGTACACCGCCACATTTCCTACTTTTACACTTAGGGACTAATGATTTAAAACATCACTGGtaattataactatatatacGCACTACTAATGATATAATTTCTTGATTTTTACacattccatttgtttttttttggcaagcAAAAGAATATTACATCTCATTTCAGTCAGCACATCACCCAGATAATGACGAGAAGTATTTATAGACAAATAAAGCCACACTCCATAAGCAATGGGTGGTAGAATGCAACCTGTCGTTGAATTCCAAAACAGGGGCAAGTAAATATGCATGAAAcaatttttgtgtttaaatttcaATACAACAAGCTCTGTCTTCCTTCTTCAGTTGTCCTACTTTCTCCCGTGTTTCCATCTTAAGGCATAGTATAACCACAAGGttgaaggtttaaatcccacagGCAAGTTGTATATAGTGATGTGAGCATTACGTTAAATTCAGTGCTTCAGTACATATCCAAAGGTATACACTCATCTAAAGTGCTTCGGATAAAAGCGGATACCAAACATTCAGTATAATACACTGATGATGTTATCCACCGGTCCAAGAAATCTCGAGAAAACATGCTCATGCTGGAGCTGGTGATTCTGCAATCACTTCTTCGGTGTAAAAAATGTTCAATAAAACAGGATGAAAAGCCCTGAAGATACACCCATTGGTTCCTTTCATCTCTGCTGTTTGAAAGCTGTGCTTGGGAAACTTTCTCTGCTGCACCGAAATGTTTTCAAGGTGCATTTTCACTTAGCGGTAATTTCTAAGACCTCCTAAGTTATTCAGTGAAAGCTGTCTGTGCCCAAGCACCATTTGAAATTGGGAAAGATTTGTCATCAGTTCATAAGACGCAAAGAGCTGTGACAGACTGGACTGGTGCATACCCGTGACAGCATGTACCCATCCTAGACTCCAGACCGCTGAGATCCATATTAGGATAAGCGGTtagagagcgcgagagagagagagaatttgaGAGTCAGAGATAAACACAAGCAAATATCCTgagtaaatgtttgtttgtacaGAGGTGCCTGGTAGTATTGTGGTTAGGACTGTTGCCTTTCAACCTGAAGGCTTCCGTTTCAAATCCCACAAATGCTGCAGTCCCCTTAATCAAGGCACTTCACCTGAATAGATACACTAACAATATCCTGCTACTAAATGGGCAAGTCACTGTAAATATACCTAGTATACaacataaacatataaaacagcATAAGGTATAACCACAAACAAACATGTCATGCAAGTTCAGATGACATTTAGACTCCCACCACTTCCTGTATTCCCCCGTTtgctcacttacatttattcatttagctgatgcttttctccaaagcaacttacaatgttaaggttacaattacttacccatttgtacagctgggtagatTTACActtatctatttagcagacacttttctctaaagttacttccaatgaactctatgtagtgttatcagcctacaccccttactcaccaaggtgacttagactgctagatacactacttacactgggtcactcatccatacatcagtgggacacactctctctgtcactcacacactatgggggaacctgaacagcatgtctttggactgtggaaggaaaccagagcgcccaaagcaaacgccacacagactgagcggggatcaaacccagatcctctcgcaccacccaggtgctgtgagacagctgtgccacCCAATTTTAATTTCACCGGAGCaacttaggataagtaccttgctcaagggtactacagccagaggcagggatcaaacctgtaacgtttggatccaaaggcagcagctctaactactacactaacAGCACCCTTCCATTCACCATGGGCAGCTAGCTGGTAAGATTCCGCCAGAGAGGctcatgggaaatgtagttttgtGGACCACACCCCACCCACTTACTGAGGAGAGCACATCCCGCATGCCGTTTTACAGTCCGTCACATGGCGCGTAATTGATGCAATGTGAAGTGAGTTTGAGCCATCAGTAGCACGACTCTCGAGAGAAGCCAGTTAGGAGGGGAAGGGAAAGCCATAATTGAGACATTTTTACTGCTACAATTATATAACAAGCCCGGCGAATGAATTATTCATCATTATTCCTTGAAGAACCACTCCATCGGTGCATTTTTCTTGGAATAATTTCCTTCATTACATTCAGCAGAAAAAGTTTCGACCGAAAACTAATTAAAGtcaaaacttttattttgcctCACCTAAGCAGAGAGGTCTCTTATATGAATTCGTAAATCGGTGTATTTTTATAGGAAAGGTTTCTTCCGGCAACTTACGTGTGTTTCTGAGTCAAGTTGCTTTAAGTGtgtctttatcttttatttctCTGCACCAGGAAACATGCGCATTATAAATAATAAGGCGTTTGACCATTGCGGGTAATTCTTGACATATGCTAAACTGAACATGTGCTTATCACGTTTTCATCCTTGtagaagacacaaaaaaaaaaaaaagcgacgCCTTGGAGCTCTGAAAGGACacgcgtgtgtctgtgtgtccctcgCAGGGCCGTCCTCATCTCCCTCACCTCGGTGGTGGTGCTCGTCATCAGCACCGACTGGATCAGCTGGGACAACCTGAACCGAGGCTTCCTGCCCAGCGACGAGGTCTCTCGAGCTTTCCTGGCCTCTTTCATCCTGGTCTTCGACCTCCTCATTGTCATGCAGGTGGGACTCCCCGATGGCCAATTAGGGAGCCTGTAGCAGGACGGCGGGGCGTGGTAACCCGCGAGCGCGACTCCGCCAAGTCGCGCGCGCCAAACTGGGGGAGCCGCTTTGGTCGCCCGCGGGCTGCAGCCCGCCAAGGCGCAGCTCGCGTTCCCACACCGCGGCCCACGTTCGTAACGGCGCCCGTCGCCCCCCTCGCCCGCTTTCGCGACTGACGCGCTGCTTTCTTGTCAAAACGCGCAATCCTCGACGCCTTGACTTCGAGGAAAAAACCGGAGTGGCTAGGGGTCTCTGCGGCTCATgcatatgcaaatatatttgtCCCAGGAGAAAGTATGCAAAGCAGGGTTTTTAAGGGAAACCTTTTAAGTGAGAGCACCCAAGCCAAAAGACACGGCTCCGGAGGAGCTTGTATTCCagcatgcaaattaaattaaaattctgtCAGCATGAGCTGCTGCTAATTCATAGGAAATTAATTATCCTGCTCCAGTGTATGCCACTTCTgaacttttgtatttttcaatatttaatgaatatatatatatattttaaatagcttaatgTGGAAAAACGTACACTTCCCCTTAAGTTAATGTCCCTACCAGTCGACTTGTCTTCGTTTTCAGATAATCGCGATCCTATTAAAAACtcgaaaacacaaaacaaaagatcaGCTCCCTTTGTCTCTACAGATCTGCTCTTAAGGAGCTTTAAACAGCAACAATAAGGTGACAGCAGCCAAGGTTTGAAAGCTGTTTTAATCCACTAGACAATGGGCTATTTTGAGCCGTTTCTGGATGCTTGGGAAATTTGTTTGAACTGTATTTTTGGCAACGTTTCCACGCAACGTGCATTGATAGATAGAGGAGGTAAAGTGGCGCGAAGATGAAAAGGGCCGCGTGGCAGCGTGCCTTCTCAGAAGATTCCCCGCAGTCGGGGAGACGTTGTAAGAGGTAGCCTTCGCGTTCCAAAGCCTTCGCCGTGAGTCGTTCGCGTCTGCAGAGGAACACGACTTCGGGTTTATCGGCCACGCCCGCGCTTCGTGTTTTGCAGCAGGCCGACGTGACGTGGACCGAGCGCGTACCGCCGTCACTCCGGCCTTCCTCTCTCTCGCGCATCTGCCCGGGTTCTCGCCCCCtcccctgtcctgtcctgtcctccacCCGCTGCACACGCACAATATCGAAATAATGCGGCAGGATTAGTCATCATATTCCACACCGCATCGCTCCAGATCGAGCCGGCATCCGCCTTAGGTGCGCAGGCCCAGTTTATTAGTGTTGTTTATGATTTCAATTAGCCCTTGCCATTAACCGTAGAAGGCCGTTCCAGCCGTCCGCCGGCCCCCGGGTGCAGTCAATAAAACTTCCTGTCCCCTGCGACGCAAACTGCTTCGTTCACCTTCATCTGCCTCGTGCGCAGCCTTTAATCTGCTTACGCATCTCTGCGGGAGGATTATTAATCTTTTAGTCGAAAACAAAtcacctttttttaattaatcaccCAGGCTCATGTGTCCTGCAACGGTATTTATACGCTGCAGCTGGTGTCACGTATGAATATGGGGGTAAAGGGCGGATTAGCTGACACTGCATACGTCTAAATATATAAACCCAAGTAGTGGGGCCATGTTGTAAACATGCTCGTTCAAAGCTCGCCCGTTTGCTCGCCGGAAGAATTTTCCACCGCCACTTATTTTTGAGAGGTTTATCTTTGCAGGCCGAGCCAGACCTAGCCTTGAGGTTTATGCGCAAAACTCCTCCCTGACGGCAGACACTGGAAATTGAAGACGAAATTGTATCTGTAAACATTTATCTGGAATATAACTCATGGCAAAGTGCAGAAATTAAGGTCCCCGTGCTGTACGCGTGTGCTTTTGAGAAAGAGGGAATGGGCATGTGGCGCAACTATAAATACGTTGTTTGATGTCAAAGTTATTTCTGAGATTGCCGGAAACGTATTTTGACTAGGCTCTCTGATAGTCCTCACACATTATTTAGGGGGTACTGGCACACGTTGCGGACACGCGACCCGGGTTTCAGCTCTAGAAGTTGTGTGCGACAGTGTTTTACGACATCGCGACAGATGCGCATGTGCGCGAAGGCACCGCGTGAACATACATCAATGAGACAGCACTAAATGTCAAACATGTCAACGCTGTGTAAATGTGATCTATGCCTCCTCGGCTGTAAACATGAGTGCCGCGTGGCTCTGAGCACTGAACAAGCAAACAGAGCGCTGCCTTATTTGTGTTCTTTATTACCCATGGTGCTTTGTTTAAATGTTAACATGACTGGCATCAGCATTGCATGTCTTGGTTTTAAAAAGACAGTCAAAGTCTTCTGTTGAATATACCCTACGTCTACCGTGTGGTCTGTCCTTCGTCCGCTGATCGAGGCTCTGAATTAGTATTACTGTGTTTTCAAGTGAACGGTCGGTATGGCTGCACTCATGTGAGAATGCGTGTTTTGGGATGAATTTCAGGACTGGGAGTTTCCACACTTCATGGGCGATCTCGACATGAACCTGCCGGGACTGTCCACCACGCAGGTCAAGGTGAGGCTGCCGGTGTGCAAGAGCATCTTCAAGGAGGAGTATCACATCCACATCACAGGTACTGCCCCAGGGCCGCCGTCCTCGGCGCGTTATCACATCACAGCTCCTTTTCAGGACGAAAGATCTCGTCATTTCCAAGGACGGAAGCAAAGGATGGAGATCTTCGCTGcggtctgtgtgtgtcagcctacatttttaaaattccgGACTGGGTGGTCTGTGTCCTAGTTTACCGCGTTCTCGGAGGACGCCCGCTTGCCACGTATTTGAAGTCACCATCTGATGAGCAGGTTTTAGCCAAAGTCCGATCTGGGTTGAGCGTAAACGTGTCCCCCAAACGCATTGTTGCATTTAAGCCAATCGCTACTTTATCAGGAGTTATTGTGTTTCAGGCTTGACAGCTGATGCAGAGAAAGTAATGCGCTTTTGTCCACTCTTCCATTCCTACATCGCTCAGCAGCCTAGGACAGGCTGTTAAATAAATCACTGGCATCGTACAGCAATCCAGCTTAACGGAAGCAGTGCTCCTGCTACTGCTTAGACTTAGAAGCTGATTAATGTGTGCCTTACTGCAACACATTTACCATATAGTTATCCACTTTGATAACTGTGATTTTGATGGAAATGCAGCGTAATAATAAATGACTAATAATACTGTTTAACTTTGAAAGTGTTGTTCTGCATCTCAGTGGTGAAGTAGTCTTCAAGAACAGATGCCTGGCCTGTAGCACAAAAAGATTGATAAGGCTGGCACCAGTATGGAGTGAAGTGGACCGGAGAGTGGAAACAGTGTCCTACGTCTCTaggaagtgctgcagaagagaTGGGAAAACATGGCATCTCATTTCCAGATCAAACTTGTTAATCGTATGAGTCATGATCAGAAACTGAAAGTGCTCCTCAAGCTGTGAAGTATGTGACTTACGACAACCTGGACTGAGGCTGGCGGCCCCATCAACAGTATCGTATTGAGTCCCGACGTTCTGTATGATGACATCAACTGCGTGTTActgtttgggtctcagtcagtgtttgggtgtccaGCAGCGACTGTGTTTTGCttacaaaactttttgtttgtgacTCCCTTtgagttactttttatttaaaattgctaaCAAGTGAAAAAGTAAGCTCTGGTGGTGctcaaaagaaaaatctgaagaTAAGAGACCTAGAAATGACAGTGGAAAcaacagtgcagcatgaaaatataccGTActctttattattacttttattctatatttgtttttttataacATGAATAACGTTAAAACAAGATTACTGAAATAGAAACTGAGAACCACCTGCAGTAATTGTAGCCTTGCGTTTCTGTATACATTCATGCATTATCTCTCTCTGCCAGGTAAGTGGTTTAACTACGGGATCATCTTCCTGGTGTTGATCCTAGACCTGAATATGTGGAAGAACCAGATCTTCTACAAGCCCTATGAGTATGGGCAGTACGTGGGCCCCGGTGAGAAGATCTACACGGTGGAGGACCCTGACACGCTGGGTGATTTCAACCGCAGCACACTAACTTGGGCATGGCGCTCCACCAATGTTGACCCCTCCACCAACCGCACCTACGCCCAGCACGATATGTTCCTGCATAGTCGATTTGTGGGTGCCAGCCTGGATGTCAAGTGTCTGGCTTTCATCCCCAGCCTTGCCGCCTTTGTTCTCTTTGGCTTCTTCGTCTGGCTGCTGGGCCGTTTCCAGGACAGCGAGCAGGGCCCTCAGAACCAGGACCGCACATATGAGCGCATCAAGAGGAAGTCGCCGTCCGAGTACAGCAAAGAGATGGGCACCACGCCCGAGGAGGTCCGCGTCTCAATGGGCGAGGCTCTGAGGAGGAGCAACCCAATGCTCCTTACAGTGGAGCCCCCACACTTTGCATCCCTCTCCAGCAACTCTGTTTCTCCAATCTC
Above is a genomic segment from Scleropages formosus chromosome 2, fSclFor1.1, whole genome shotgun sequence containing:
- the tmem117 gene encoding transmembrane protein 117, whose protein sequence is MDIDTRFRYYFQHPWSRLLVAYLVTFFNFLIFAEDPVSHSQTEAHMIVVGNCFSFIVNKYPGGGWNVFKVLLWLMAIVVGLFAGKFFFHQRLFGRYLRLKMFREDHGSWMTMFFSTILFLFIFSHIYNLFLLMAGGMVPYMVTEYMGIRNESFMKMAAVGTWMGDFVTAWMVTDMMLQDQHYPDWGKAARSFWKQGNNRIVLFWAVLISLTSVVVLVISTDWISWDNLNRGFLPSDEVSRAFLASFILVFDLLIVMQDWEFPHFMGDLDMNLPGLSTTQVKVRLPVCKSIFKEEYHIHITGKWFNYGIIFLVLILDLNMWKNQIFYKPYEYGQYVGPGEKIYTVEDPDTLGDFNRSTLTWAWRSTNVDPSTNRTYAQHDMFLHSRFVGASLDVKCLAFIPSLAAFVLFGFFVWLLGRFQDSEQGPQNQDRTYERIKRKSPSEYSKEMGTTPEEVRVSMGEALRRSNPMLLTVEPPHFASLSSNSVSPISTETQETHPSIVIDSVAPEEPAVSFDAGKSSP